In the genome of Suncus etruscus isolate mSunEtr1 chromosome 3, mSunEtr1.pri.cur, whole genome shotgun sequence, the window ctctgctctaactgacTACtcttttggcaagcttcctaccatggactagtcctgcTAATCCTCTTCCTTTGTCTCTGCATATCATccacacactgtcttttattttccttatactcCACAAaggagtgagatcattctatgtttatccctcttcttctgactcatttcacttagcataataatcttcatatataaaaaaatttcgtgatttcatctttcctaactaggttgcatagtattccattgtgtagtgtaacagtttcttctttttttttttttttttggtttttgggccacaccctgtgacgctcaggggttactcctggctatgcgctcagaagttgctcctggctttttgggggaccatatgggacaccgggggatcgaaccgcggtccgtcctaggctagcgcaggcaaggcaggcaccttacctccagcgccaccgcccggccccctgtgtaacagtttcttttgccactcatctgttgtcgggcactgGGGTTACTTCcggattctggctactgtaaatagtgctgagatgaaCAAGAGTGCAGAGGCTCATTTTTAGCATTTTATGTTAACACAGTGCATGTATTTTACCTGTTTAAGTGAATTGCGAACAAGCTAAAGGTGCACCTATTATATTGGGCTTCTTTATGGTTGTGTTGATTTTAGTTGCTAACTATAAACCCATTTTCCATTTAAGCTATTTATGTCATTTTATAAGTAAGGAATATTTAAAACATGTATGTGTTCATTGCTAGACTCCTACTTGGAAGGAAACATAAGGCTGTCTAATCCAATGGAACTCTCAATGCTTTAGGCTCCTCAAGCCATGCTTGAAGAGCCCAGAAGGATCAAAGCCAGAACCTGGTGATGCTGTGCTGGGGAGGAGTGGAGAGCTGTGTAGTGCAGAGCATGAGCCCTTCATGCTTTCTAAAATAAGCTAGTGCCACTGTTACTTTCATTAATTATCACATACTAAACACTACAtcttacactctttttttttttttttttggtttttgggccacacccggcggtgctcaggggttactcctggctgtctgctcagaaatagctcctggcaggcacaggggaccctatgggacactgagatttgaaccaaccacctttggtcctggatcggctgcttgcaaagcaaacgccgctgtgctatctcttcgggccccacaTCTCACACTCTTAGATTCTTCTAGGAATAcccatttttgatatattttctaaGGTGTTGTTATTCCTGCTCTGGCAGTTCAGGAAACAGGGTCAGTGAAGAGGATAAACACGTAACCAGTGGTGGCAACTAGTCTGTGATCCTGTGCCCTTAACAACTCTTCATCACTGCTTTTACATGAGGCTTTTTACATCACTGCTTTTATATCCTTCCCTTTTTACACTactgctggaatcaaacccaggctctcAGATAGGCGTGAACTTAACCGCTTAGctccatacctcaccccatataacTTTTGGATAACATGGCAGTGAATTTTAGGAGATAGATATCACTTAGACTCCCTTATTCCAAGGCATTTCAGATTACAAAGAAAACCTTGAtggatgaatatatatattcacatatatatatatgcatacattactttttatattttggaatatcCTGAACATAATTCTTAGTTTTGATATAGATGTCTGAGTATCAGTTTAAGACATCTGAGTAACAGATTAAAATATCATATCTACTTGAAGCTCTAGATCTGTTTTACAGAAAAGACTAAAGTGATTATATCAGATTTTAAGAGGCAGAAAGTCGGCcagaagagatagtactgtgggtgaTGTGCTGGCCTTACTCGTACcctaccagggtttgatcctggaccccataatggtcccctgagggAATGATCCCTTGAGGGGTCATCCAGgagggcagagctaggattaagtcctgagcagtcaggtgtggcctccaaacaaaacaaggaCAGAATGAGCCTTCATGCCACTGAACCTACTTCCTTAGGCTGTGCAGTTTTTATCTTTAGACTGGAAAGACAGCAAGGACAGGAAGCAGGATAGATAGGATTTGATGTAACAGAAGGAAGGGAATATGTGATCTACATGTGATCAATTCCAGATAAAAAAATGGGAGCCAGGACACTCtgggggaggccacactcagcagtgcacagggattactcattattctgcactcagaaatcattcctagcaggctcggggaccgtatgggatgccaggaattgaacctcagtgggtcgcatgcaaagcaaatgccctacctgctgtgttatcactccggcccctgtatgcTAACTAGTAATTACAGCTGCAGAGATTTAAAGGtttggggactgaagagataacatctgattttttttttcttttaatatttaaactgtGTAGAAACTTgtctttaagaaattattttgtttgcctggagtgatagcacagcaggttgggtgtttgccttgcacgaaagccgacccaggttcagtcctggcatttggtcctccaagcctgacaggagtgggTGGgttcagagcacagaaccaagaggccacaagtggccccaaaacaaaaatttaaaaaattttgtggaGGGTTGGGAGGGGGGGAATGCGGGCACATTGATGGAGCTACATTGTCactgaagggattggtgttgaaaataTGATATGCCTGAAACTGCTAtggataattttgtaaatcatagtgccttaATTTAAGACATAATGAATACTTTTGGTGggaggattgggtcacacccggtggtgctcagggattactcctggctttgcgctcagaaatcgctcctggcagtctcaggggaccatgtgggatgcaggttTCAAACTGGGGTTCGTCCGGGGTTGgacatgggcaaggcagatgtcctattGCTGTtctagtgctctggcccctacatttttttttttaatgattctttgggccagagagagagctcaacaggCACCTGCTTttttgcatgcatgcatgcaggaaaccctggtttgattccaagcatctaCAGAgtaatttgagcacagagcccaaagagttttattgaaaccaaaatgttttattttgacttttgcttatatttttcaaGTTCGTATGAGAAATAAGCTAAAATAAATAGCCTATCTTCAAGTTAAAAATGATtcaggttgggcccggagagatagcacagcggcatttgccttgcaagcagccgatccaggaccaaaggtggttggttcgaatcccggtgtcccatatggtcccccgtgcctgccaggagctatttctgagcagacagccaggagtaacccctgagcaccgccgggtgtgacccaaaaaccaaaaaaaaaaaaaaaaaaaagattcaggtaTATATTTGCTGCAATAGAGTGGAAAGCTATTCATACCTTGATTGAGTCACAGGTCATGatcaaatgaatatttttcaagTACTTTTCTGATACCTGActtgaatatttctatttttcataggTCTCTAATTAGTAGAAGATGGCAAAGCCCAGCCACAGCAGCTACGTCCTTCAGCAGCTAAACAACCAAAGGGAGTGGGGCTTTCTCTGTGACTGTTGCATCGCAATTGATGACATTTACTTCCAAGCACATAAAGCAGTACTAGCCGCTTGTAGTTCCTATTTTAGGATGTTTTTCATGAACCACCAACACAGCACTGCTCAGTTGAATCTCAGCAACATGAAAATCAGTGCCGAGTGTTTTGATCTCATTTTGCAATTTATGTATTTAGGGAAAATTATGACAGCTCCGTCCAGTTTTGAGCAGTTTAAAGTGGCAATGAACTACCTGCAGCTGTACAATGTTCCTGATTGCTTAGAAGATATCCAGGATGCCGATTGTTCTAGTTCAAAATGTTCATCTTCTGCTTCTAGCAAACAGAACAGCAAAATGATATTTGGGGTAAGAATGTATGAAGATACTGGTGCTAGAAATGGCAGCGAAGCCAACAggtggagtgcagagccaagttcCACGGTAAACACACCACATACGAGAGAGCCTGacgaagaatgtttacaattaagTAATTTTCCTGAACCGCTCTTTGATGCCTGTAAAAAAAGTTCGGTGTCCAAGTTATCTGCTCCAAAAGAACGTGTGTCACGACGCTTCGGACGGAGTTTTACCTGTGACAGTTGTGGTTTTGGCtttagctgtgaaaaattattagATGAGCATGTTCTAACATGTACTAATAGACATTCGTACCAAAATTCAAGATCCTATCACAGACTCGTCGATATCAGAGATGGAAAAGAAAGTAGTATCAAAGCTGAATTCGGCGAAAAGGAGTCTTCTAAAACATTTTCTGCACAGACAGACAAATACAGAGGAGATTTGAGCCAGGCTCCTGATGATTCCGCCTCCACCACGGGGACCAGAAAAAACACAGTAGAATCTGACACAGCCAGTGAAGACAAAAGTAGAGCCGCTGAGAGAAAAAGAATCATTATCAAGATGGAGCCGGAAGATATTCCTACCACTGAACTGAAAGACTTTAACATTATTAAAGTCACTGATAAAGATTGTAACGAATCCACTGATAATGACGAATTGGAAGATGAACCTGAAGAGCCCTTTTACAGATACTATGTTGAAGAAGACGTCGGCATTAAGAAAAGTGGCAGGAAAACTCTAAAACCTCGGATGTCAGCAAGTGCTGATGATAGAAGTGCTTTAGAAACTATGAGGCCCCCTACCAGCAGTCCAGTACACGAGGATACTGAAAATGCATCTTGTGAGTTGTGTGGGCTCACCATTACTGAGGAGGACCTCTCGTCTCATTATTTAGCGAAACACATCGAGAACATCTGTGCGTGTGGCAAGTGTGGACAAATACTCGTGAAGGGCCGACAGCTTCAAGAACATGCTCAAAGATGTGGAGAGCCTCAAGACCTCACAGTGAACGGGTTAGGAAACGCCGAGGAGAAAATGGATCTGGAAGAGAATCCTGACGAGCAGTCTGAAATAAGAGATATGTTTGTAGAAATGTTGGACGATTTCAGGGACAATCATTTCCAGATGAACAGTATGCAAAAGAAGCAGTTGTTCAAACATTCCGCCTGTCCTTTTCGATGTCCTAATTGTGGCCAGCGATTTGAAACGGAAAACCTCGTGGTGGAACATGTGTCCAGCTGCCTAGAGCAAGATATGTTTAAAAGTGCCATCCTGGAAGACAACGAGAGAGATCACAGGCGAAAGCATTTCTGTAATCTGTGTGGAAAAGGCTTTTATCAGCGGTGTCACTTAAGAGAACATTACACTGTTCATACTAAGGAGAAACAGTTTGTGTGTCAGACATGTGGGAAGCAGTTTTTAAGAGAACGCCAGTTGCGACTGCACAATGATATGCACAAAGGCATGGCCAGGTATGTCTGTTCCATTTGTGATCAAGGCAACTTCAGAAAACATGACCATGTACGGCATATGATTTCTCACTTATCTGCGGGTGAAACAATATGCCAGGTCTGCTTTCAGATATTCCCAAATAATGAACAGTTGGAACAGCACATGGATGTTCATCTGTACACATGTGGAATATGTGGAGCAAAATTTAATTTGAGGAAAGATATGAGATCACATTATAATGCCAAGCATTTGAAAAGAACCTAAGTGATTTTTCTACTGTATTAATGTTTAGTTGATAGCAGATAAAACACCAAAGCAAAGGAGATGAGCTATTTAGAAATTGATTTTATAAGATTGCGTTGTTGGAAAAAATTTCAAAGCTCTTTTaccattaatatttttttgtttaggaTCTTAAGTATCTACATCTTaggttattaaaaatgtttattatcattttttgttatttcttaatagaattctttgttttagtttgttttagttgagataaaatttacttttaaatgtaGACTTCAAGTGGTTGTTACCCCTTCAATGACTATTAaactttagttgttttttttttttatcaataaggcaatgattttactttttctatGCATTATATTTTTAAGGTTATCCTGTGACATTTTTAAACTCAATATTATTGGCTATtcctgttaaatttttttaacactcAAGTGCTTAAAACTGTCCCACTCATttttagcttttatattttttttctatgttgGACAgtaatttattcacttttttccCCTTATCAGTGAATTTCATATCTTAAATTGAAAAGCTTATTAGGCAGGTTAGGTGCACTGAAGATTGACATGGGCTTAAACTTGGCCTAAAGAGATGGATGGACCTAAGGAAATTCCTATAAATGAATATTTCCtataattgataaaatattatcatttaataatacatttaaaacttATATTAAGTGTAAAACCCAATGACTTTATCCCACTCGAGATATTAGTGGGGATAAGTCATTTTGCTTTGTGATGTTAAATCTAACTATGATAGTTAATTAAAGAGACCTATCttgtattcatttaaaataatttaaaatattctgatttcTAAAGTGTGTTAGTTTATCAGTCATTTTGTTTATAAATAGACTAATAGCTTTCAAGGAATATGGTATCTAAAGAAATGATTTTTCACCTTTAAAATCACATACTTTTGGAACTTATTTTGAGATTTGAGAAAGCTGCCATGTATATTgataaatctaataaaataaagaaatcaattaCAAATCTGGTTGTTCTATAAAAGTGGAGTGTGCAAAAAAATTGGTCTTGTGTTTTATACTATATAGATTTGGAGAAAACATGTGTTGTGGCAAATTGCAATTTATCATCAAGCTTTAATTTTCTCTAAAGGATTATAAAATTTGAGAACTATAAAATCAGCATATAAAtgaaatagtttattattttttatagtagTAATACCATTAGTTGTAGCTGACAAAAGTCTACATGAAATACATGGGAATTTAAAACACTGGCAAATTGACCCACCAGTAAACATCTGTTGACTAGAAAGCCTTTAATGTGAATTACTGACAAAGTAATACTTACCTTATAAGGATACTAAACTACttcatatttaaaacataattttgtgATTATGAGTAGTAATTTAATCACATTTTAGTTACTGAGATTTTTTAAGATAGGCAAGTCATATTTTGTATATCATTTGCATTTTTGACATAGTGCCAAGAATTGAGAGACTTTAAGACTAGCACAGATTTAGTTGAACAAGAAGTATTAGGACACAGTACGGGCTCAGAAATGTATGGGGCTACATTGAGGTGTTAAGAATTGAAATAATACAAGAGCTGGTCCAGTAGTTAAATAATGAGAATggataaatacacaaaaatataaacaaaatagaatttttttttttttttgggtcacacgtggcagcgctcaggagttactcctggctctatgctcagaaatagctcctggcaggcacgggggaccatatgggacaccgggattcgaaccgatgaccttctgcatgaaaggcaaacgccttaacttccatgttatctctccgggcccacaaaatagaattttttaaagcaaCATAGAAAAAATGATTTATCTTAGTCTTGAATAGAGTGATTTATCAAGAAGTAAATATATTGTTATTAACCCTGAAATGTAACTTGAAATGTGGCTCATAATTAAGAACATGATAGCAACCTGATAAAAAGTTTCTTAACGGGCTAGAGCCATAGGACAGCgggtagagcatttactttgcacgcggtcatccctggttcaatcccccgcgtcccatatggtcccccaagcctgcccggagtaacgcctggtgtggcccaaaaaggttCTGTAACAAACTCAGGGACTCAGCAAAGAGTAGTAGTATAAAGAAGAAAGGTAATCTCAGACCATATCTCAAAGGTAATCTCAAAGCCATATGGTGTCCTAGTGGacagtttttagttttctttttccccatGATCTTTTTACCTGAATTTGTTGAATTGCTTCCCCAATACTAAAGAGCAGGGTTCTTTGTAAATACTATTACAGTGTAGAGAAGTTTGATTTACTTTATTGACAAATGCTAACAGCATGCACATAAGCAGTTTTACATAATTGAGATGTATAGAGATTCACAAAGCTACACCTCAATGTTTTCTCTTAAGTTTCATGTTACACAGAATACACACCGTATTGTTTTGGAACTAGCTACACAGGCTTCTTTAAGTAGAATGtacactttttttcttaattcactTAAAAACATGACTTGCCTTTTAAATGAAAGGGGAAATTAAAAACATCCAGTTAACTCTATTCTAGTTCCTCTCATTCGTCCTCTCTCCAGGGATGGAACTATAACTCCCTTATTCTATCCAGTGCTGTGAAGACAAGGAATCAAGTTTATGGAAACTGTTTGTTCCTCCTGCCATTAGAATTTGTGTCTCAGATCCAAAtctaaagataaaagaagaaCCTAAATATACATGGACTGTTACCCCTCTTTCTATTTCCACATTCTCACTTATAAGACCATCTTTCCTTACAGCAGGAAATCTTGTGTGAATGGATTCATTACCTACCAGACTTGCTACCAATTATGGTGCAACCCAGTTGATAGTAAAGAGGACTAAGAAGCTTAGTTTAATTAAAGCACAACCAAGGTGGCAATAGATTAGAATTCAAGAAT includes:
- the ZBTB1 gene encoding zinc finger and BTB domain-containing protein 1 isoform X1, with translation MAKPSHSSYVLQQLNNQREWGFLCDCCIAIDDIYFQAHKAVLAACSSYFRMFFMNHQHSTAQLNLSNMKISAECFDLILQFMYLGKIMTAPSSFEQFKVAMNYLQLYNVPDCLEDIQDADCSSSKCSSSASSKQNSKMIFGVRMYEDTGARNGSEANRWSAEPSSTVNTPHTREPDEECLQLSNFPEPLFDACKKSSVSKLSAPKERVSRRFGRSFTCDSCGFGFSCEKLLDEHVLTCTNRHSYQNSRSYHRLVDIRDGKESSIKAEFGEKESSKTFSAQTDKYRGDLSQAPDDSASTTGTRKNTVESDTASEDKSRAAERKRIIIKMEPEDIPTTELKDFNIIKVTDKDCNESTDNDELEDEPEEPFYRYYVEEDVGIKKSGRKTLKPRMSASADDRSALETMRPPTSSPVHEDTENASCELCGLTITEEDLSSHYLAKHIENICACGKCGQILVKGRQLQEHAQRCGEPQDLTVNGLGNAEEKMDLEENPDEQSEIRDMFVEMLDDFRDNHFQMNSMQKKQLFKHSACPFRCPNCGQRFETENLVVEHVSSCLEQDMFKSAILEDNERDHRRKHFCNLCGKGFYQRCHLREHYTVHTKEKQFVCQTCGKQFLRERQLRLHNDMHKGMARYVCSICDQGNFRKHDHVRHMISHLSAGETICQW
- the ZBTB1 gene encoding zinc finger and BTB domain-containing protein 1 isoform X2; amino-acid sequence: MAKPSHSSYVLQQLNNQREWGFLCDCCIAIDDIYFQAHKAVLAACSSYFRMFFMNHQHSTAQLNLSNMKISAECFDLILQFMYLGKIMTAPSSFEQFKVAMNYLQLYNVPDCLEDIQDADCSSSKCSSSASSKQNSKMIFGVRMYEDTGARNGSEANRWSAEPSSTVNTPHTREPDEECLQLSNFPEPLFDACKKSSVSKLSAPKERVSRRFGRSFTCDSCGFGFSCEKLLDEHVLTCTNRHSYQNSRSYHRLVDIRDGKESSIKAEFGEKESSKTFSAQTDKYRGDLSQAPDDSASTTGTRKNTVESDTASEDKSRAAERKRIIIKMEPEDIPTTELKDFNIIKVTDKDCNESTDNDELEDEPEEPFYRYYVEEDVGIKKSGRKTLKPRMSASADDRSALETMRPPTSSPVHEDTENASCELCGLTITEEDLSSHYLAKHIENICACGKCGQILVKGRQLQEHAQRCGEPQDLTVNGLGNAEEKMDLEENPDEQSEIRDMFVEMLDDFRDNHFQMNSMQKKQLFKHSACPFRCPNCGQRFETENLVVEHVSSCLEQDMFKSAILEDNERDHRRKHFCNLCGKGFYQRCHLREHYTVHTKEKQFVCQTCGKQFLRERQLRLHNDMHKGMASGEIGPSKPLKK